In Methanococcoides sp. LMO-2, a single window of DNA contains:
- a CDS encoding winged helix-turn-helix domain-containing protein, whose protein sequence is MSEELIETLFLSEKRENLLILLLDGPSDIKNINSTLDVTSSSILPQIKKLREAGLVHKDDNGIYELTTIGKLIVENMKPLSGMLKVFDKSDTYWDERELNTIPEKLRDNIGDLGNIELVTPDLDHMYEIPEQLISNTRESQEMRSLVSFFHPDFPRFYEELANRGVALDLIVTDSVFERMKNDYENEMNSIMNAENTTFLVCNDELKPPTFNITEKCAYITFFNIQGRYDHQDIITHENSAIGWCRELFSHYTGFSQPVNK, encoded by the coding sequence ATGAGCGAAGAACTTATCGAAACCCTCTTCCTCTCTGAGAAAAGGGAAAATTTATTGATACTTCTCCTTGATGGTCCTTCAGATATAAAGAACATAAACTCAACATTGGATGTGACATCTTCTTCCATACTTCCACAGATAAAGAAGCTCAGGGAAGCAGGACTTGTCCACAAGGATGATAATGGGATCTATGAACTGACAACCATCGGAAAGCTTATCGTCGAGAACATGAAACCACTTTCAGGAATGCTGAAGGTCTTTGACAAATCCGATACCTACTGGGATGAGCGTGAACTGAACACCATTCCTGAAAAGCTTCGCGATAATATAGGAGATCTGGGAAATATAGAACTGGTCACACCTGATCTGGACCACATGTATGAGATCCCGGAACAATTGATAAGCAACACCCGGGAATCACAGGAAATGAGATCATTGGTATCATTCTTCCATCCGGATTTCCCACGGTTCTATGAAGAACTGGCCAACAGGGGAGTTGCCCTCGACCTGATAGTCACAGATTCTGTGTTCGAAAGGATGAAAAATGACTATGAAAATGAAATGAATTCCATCATGAATGCGGAAAATACGACCTTTCTCGTCTGCAATGATGAACTTAAACCTCCAACATTCAATATCACCGAAAAATGTGCATATATAACCTTCTTTAACATCCAGGGAAGATATGACCATCAGGACATTATCACCCATGAAAACAGTGCAATTGGATGGTGCAGGGAACTCTTCTCGCACTACACAGGGTTTTCTCAACCCGTCAACAAATAA
- a CDS encoding winged helix-turn-helix domain-containing protein yields the protein MTSSLTDHVWLSEKRTNLLLLLMEGPRDIEQIKVSLNVTSRGMMPQIKKLKEKHLIVEEDDRYRLSNIGELIVKNMLPLINTLSMINENKDYWEQHDINILPPHLFKRLHELGNYLLLEPDLHYTFEIPKEFTENLLKSREIRSIISFYRPEYPKFYSELAEKAESLTLILSKAAFNRMKSNRMKELDFLLSAENTQVLLYEGEARPPAIDVSEWFMYISFFNENGSYDHNDIMSFDESALKWCSELFDHYLEQSVEIKNIDEIREAQ from the coding sequence ATGACGTCATCACTGACAGACCATGTCTGGCTTTCTGAAAAAAGGACAAACTTGCTTTTGTTACTTATGGAAGGACCAAGGGATATCGAGCAGATTAAGGTATCCCTTAATGTGACATCAAGGGGAATGATGCCACAAATAAAGAAGCTCAAGGAGAAACATCTGATCGTCGAAGAGGATGACCGCTATAGGTTATCCAACATTGGAGAGCTCATAGTAAAGAACATGCTTCCACTTATCAACACACTGAGTATGATAAACGAGAACAAAGACTACTGGGAACAGCATGACATAAACATCCTGCCACCACATCTTTTCAAGCGTCTCCATGAACTCGGCAATTACCTGCTTCTTGAACCGGATCTACATTATACTTTTGAAATACCTAAGGAGTTTACAGAAAACCTCCTTAAGTCCAGAGAAATAAGATCAATCATCTCATTTTACCGCCCTGAATACCCGAAGTTCTATTCAGAGCTTGCAGAAAAGGCAGAAAGCCTTACACTGATACTTTCAAAAGCTGCATTTAACAGAATGAAAAGCAATCGTATGAAAGAACTGGATTTTCTTTTATCGGCAGAGAACACACAGGTACTACTATATGAAGGCGAAGCAAGACCTCCGGCGATTGATGTTTCTGAATGGTTCATGTATATCAGTTTTTTTAATGAGAACGGAAGCTATGACCACAATGACATAATGAGCTTTGATGAAAGTGCATTGAAATGGTGCTCCGAACTGTTCGATCATTACCTGGAACAATCCGTAGAAATAAAGAATATTGATGAGATCAGGGAGGCACAATGA